The genomic DNA CCTCTCGCAGCGTAATAATGACTCAAAAAAACTGTGTATCGATCTATATGTCAAGACTAGCCAGGTGGTTACTTGTTTACGAACATGATCGGAGACAACATTGTGTGTACCCTTATTATTTAGCATCGATGACGTAATAGGGCAAGCTGGGTAATTTGCGTGAGATGAGGTTAACCCCACcctaatattttatttgtgcaGGACGTCTTTTTCAATTAGGAAATAAATAACGTAACTATAGCGATGAAACACGTGAAATGCGAGACAAATGAATGTTAACGGAGTAAATTGTTATTCTGATATGATACGAGCTGTGTACTCGACTCAGAGAATGAAGGCAAATGGAAGGCATAAATCAACACATGGCGGATAATTAAACTCTGACGATGCGTACAATTTATGTGTGGTGTCTCACCGAGACGTCCGATGTCACTGTACTTGTCGACATACTTGGGATGTTTGCAGAGTATCGGATGATACAGAGTTGTATATGTGGTGAGCTTTGAATGAGGAAAAGATTGAAAGATGTTAACAGCTAGAGAGATTGACGAACATATTGATATTGAATAGTATGTATGATAGTGGAAAATTTATATAGGATAAATGAATATACTCATAAAttagaaacacacacacacacacacacacacacatacatacacatacatacatacatacatacatacatacatacatacatacatacatacatacatacatacacacacacacatacatacatacatacatacatacatacatacatacatacatacatacatacatacatacatacatacatacatacatacatacatacattcattcattcatacatacttagatagtatatacatacataaataatatctcataaatagatacatttattaatagatatatagatacatagataaatacatccatccatccatccatccgtccatccatccatccatccatccatacatacataaatacatacatacatacatacatacatacatacatacatacatacatacatacatacatacatacatacatacatacatacatacatacatacatacatacatacatacatacatacatacatacatacatacatacatacatacatacatacatacatacatacatacatacatacatacatacatacatacatacatacatacactctaCAATATATATGTGATTATATAAGTGTTCCCATTTTTTAATCTAAAAATCCCATATATCAAACATCAGATAGATATGTACTAAAATGACGTCAGATACTCATCTGTTAAATTTGATCAAATATTAACCTTCGTCGCTCTTTGACCGAACGTGATCTATAATGCTATTAGATTGACATAGTAGTACTACTTAGAACAGCTGTTGCATACACGGAAGTCCTGTAATCCCCAATCTCATTCAGGATGGCATACAGTTTGcatataaatgacaataaacataTTGCAACCATTTCAAGGTTAGTATACAACACTGTTCACACTAAACCGTGCAGGAATTAGGCATTTTAGGAGCTTTACGAACGATTCTCCGAGTGTACACGCCCTATCGGTTGGTCGAGTGGTTAATTTTGTGTCATTCTGCCTGTCGTACAGGTTTTCCTCAGGAATACATACATTCCGGTCAACACTGAGGCTATGAGGGTCAGCTCTCACTGGACTCTCCAACACAAGTAAATATTGCTATTATTTAGTATAATTATTGGTTGGCTATGTTACAACTCGATGTCAATTATTGTCCATTTTGATGTTCAAACTGGGAACAAAAGCCGAGTTTGGAGGGATGAACTTATATATTGCCTGAATATACATAATAAAAAGAAACGTGTCTACtttatatacatagtatacattttgatggaCTGGGGTCCTTTCAAAATACCAGTTGCGTCGAggaaccaccaccaccaccaccaccaccaccaccccaccaccaccaccaccaccaccaccaccaccaccactacagcaaaaacaacaacaccaccaccaacaccaccgcCATCACCTCCACCACaaaacaccaccaccaacactaccatcaccaccaccaccgcaaAAACAACGCCACCAACACCAccgccatcaccaccaccaccaccaccaccaccacaaaaacaccaacaccaacaacaccgcaaaaacaacaacaccaccaccacaaaaaccatcacaaccaccatctacaccaccaccaccaacaccaccaacaccaccaactCCACGATCACCACCACAAAAACAACAACGCCACCAACACCAccgccatcaccaccaccaacaccacaaaaacaccaccatcaccaccgcCACGGCAaaaacaacaccaccaccacaacaacaacaacacaacaccaccACAACACgaacatcaccaccaccaccaaaaccatcaaaaccaccaccaccaccaacacaaAACCAACACGAACataccaccaccaacaacaaaagCACCACctccgccaccaccaccaccaccaccaccaccaccaccaccaacaacaacaacaacgacgacgacaacaacaacaacaacaacaacaacaacaacaacaacaacaacaacacacatttCGGTACCTGGCGCATGACGTGTGCCATTTCGAACGTCACTATTCATCAGAAATTGTAACTTTCCAGATGGTCCCTGTCGTTACTGGAAAGCTGGTACATCAACCGTTGACataaatatgatgaaaatttgtattatgtacacataagaacaaatataaaacaaagtGTTACACAGATTTCAGAGCCAAACACAATTTGTTCAACCCAAAGTGTTATTAACGAGTTTCTGGTCTTTCAACGAAGACCTATTTTTGGAGAGATCTCATTTATCAATTTGTCACGATTAGCTCACGATCAATATATGCCGATAGATCATAAGTGCTCTGTTCTAAAATCTTATTGTCATATCGTATTACTGCAGTGCCTCAAGTTAACTTTCAACATATAGCTGGCGCTGTTCAATTTGATGTGGGACTCGCCTCGGAAGATCGAGGCGCTAAACAATATCTAAAAACCCCGACAATATACGAAGGAAATACAGGTAAAATATATGAATTCTtacattatttttacaaatagGCTGAGCGCTGTTGTAATATGACCCTCTGTAAGGGAGCcgtcagtaattacagggggagggccggggaGAATCAACCAcagtctgtggcataaaatgtgaccctccctcaatttcctttctctaaaatatgattctcccctgttcaaatatttaaaacaaatctTTAACACCGCCTCCCTGTGGCGTTGTTGATAGAACTCAAGCTCACTTACtttccatttttaaaatgtcCTTCCCCGAGGATTGATTGGTAAAAAGCGACCCCTCCCATTCCCCcgccccttgtaattactgaaggctccctaatacatgtatgacgaATACATCATTGCTTGCCTTTCCtaaataaaatcaaagtatCATACTATCATGAGATATTTGGTAGTTCGTGTATTCAATGTAGTCTTCGCGAACAATGTATAGTAGTAATCAACTAATTtgaaccaaccaacaaaccaaccaaccaatcaccaaccaaccaaccaaccaaccacccaacgaaccaaccaaccacaaacccacccacccaccaaccacccacccacccacccacccacccacccacccacccacccaccaaccaatCAATTTACCCGCCCACCAACTAAACAAATCGACTATAATCAATCGAGCAACCCAGACAAACCAAACGACTTGAACCAGCCAGGACGTCGACcaccaacaaacaaaccagcAAAGACAAACAAACCTTGAATCCGCTACagataaatcgatcgatcgaccaaaaaaacaatcaatccaccaaccaaccaaccaaccaaccaaccaaccaaccaaccaaccaaccaaccaaccaaccaaccaaccaaccaaccaatcaatcaatcagccaaccaaccaaccaaccaaccaaccaaccaaccaaccaaccaaccaaccaaccaaccaatcaatcaatcagccaaccaaccaaccaaccaatcaacaaagtcagtcagccagtcagtagccaatcaatcaatcaatcaatcaatcaatcaatcaatcaatcaatcaatcaatcaatcaatcaatcaatcaatcaatcaatcaatcaatcaatcaatcaatcaatcaatcaatcaattaattaatcagtcagccagccagccagccagccagcaaaccaaccaaccgaccaaccaaccaaccaacaaagtCTGCCAGTTAAcgaatcaatcgatcgatcgatcaataaACCAatccaccaaccaaccaatcaattaatCTAACTCACAAATCGAGGTTTGTTCACCAACAGACTCAAGACGAAGTCACACTGGACGTAGTCTAGTTtcaaactggtacagtattacgtattaaaaattTCAATACTTGTAACCAAAAAAAGTAGTGatactgtaccagtttggaACTAGACCACACTGGACAAGAAAACCACTTGAGCTATTAGATAAATTCCAATAAGCAGCTTTAGTCAATCCttttattcatacattttgtgaTAAACTAGGAAGACGTTGAATCATCTTACCACctttacatgaaatgtaatgactttaaacattgatgtaaaaatcaACTCGTTTAGGTAAATACAATTAAAACTCACAAAACCTGAAAAAAGACGTTGTCTGGctcaaaaatcttaccaacaacGGTACATTTTATCGACCAGTGCAACACAGTGCTGCATCAttttttatcgtctggttcaacaaataTCTCACCAACAGAGATATAAGTCGAGCTGAGCTATACGAtcaaatgtagcagtgttagtatgATTTTTGTCGGGCCAGACGACATTTTTTcaggttttgtgatttttgaTTGTCTCAATCAAATTTCTTACACGGTGACCCAGTGTTTACAGCGTGAAAGTGAACTGTCCCTCCATTACAATGGTTGCCTTTCCCGACATATCAACACGACCGTCTTCACGAACAGAAATATGAAGATCGCCCCCACGCTTTGAACACTGTCGAGCTGTAGGACAGAAATTGTAGTATATAAAAGTGTTGGACATATTTCCATACTTCGCGCATTAAAATAAATCCCGTTCCTTCGGTAAAACCAAGACTAAGAAAACGTGGATCaaacatatttgtttttcaacACGGGTGTTGGATTAAGGGCAAAACTAAagttcaaaatggccgccaaataACACTTTGAACAGGAACATAGTTAGATTCTGCCTATCGTAGTTTAACGAGAAGAACAAACACATAGCATATGTGAAATATTGCACTCTACTTACCATATAACTGTTTCTTGTCTAACTCATTTGACCAGTACCCTGCTAACACTGCATGTGCTGATCCTGTGATTAGACAAAGATTACAGAAATATATCACATTTTGGTGACAGCAGTGTATTAAGTTATGTTTTCAAATAGCGTACATACATTTTGTCAGGtgtgtacattattattattccaCTGGCAGTTTGTTACAACAATTGACAAAGGTGTACTTTTAAAACTCTATGTCGATTGTGCAAGTTTCTGAACTGCCTCATCTTATAATCGTATGTCGTTCTGTTAGATAATACTGACACAGGTCAGTTACACCGCGGAGTAAGCATAATGTACTCCTGCCTATGGTAGCAAGAAAACCGTGGGGAAGTTCGCCGTCAGTTAGCCTCAGTGGAAGTCCTTCATACGGAAAGCCGGATGGTGGACATAAGCATTTGTTACGTACCATACGCTCGGCAGGTCTACCATCCAGCATATGTTATGGAGCTACCACGAGTTATAAAAACACATATTTCTTTAGATTGCTCCTCATATCAGAAGAAATTAGCACttttatctaacaaaacaataattttcttatttcaaaattatcgAAGAAAGTTCATAAGTAGGATgctgtttttatattttaagtAATGCTATCCTTTGGTTACCAGAGTCCCTAACTATTTCTGCAACTCAGAGAtaaattggttttaaaaaagCATCTGAAAATATCTATGATTCCAGAGAATATGTGTGCTAGTTTAAGAAAATAAGACACGAATTTTACTTCAGGCAAGACAATGAAcaatttgatttcattcaaGTTTAGCTAAATCTTCGATAATAgaaacatttgaaatgttttttttttatgaacaaCTTTCAAGAAATGGAAATTGGCCTTGGAGAGAAATCCAACGTCTATCGTTCAGATTTATTCTTCCAGTGAGACAAATAAGTGATTTTTGTAACAAGGTATATCAATTTGCAAAACTAAGGTAGTTATTTTGCCCACAATAAAAGCTGACATCTCTTTAGTTTGATATTGTGATTGAAAAGACCATGATGCTAAAGAGGGGCGTTAAGTATCACCTGTTACTGGATCCTCCGGTATGCCAACCCAGGGAGCAAAATAACGAGTAATAAAATCGTACAGTTGTCCAGTTCCGTCTACAGCACCATTTTGTTCACAGCCTCTGAGAGTTACCATGACACCGCGCACTTTACTTCCATCTTGCGCTGACGTCATAGCTGCAACATTCGGTGTTATGCTTTCAAGCTGTTTTCTTAAAGTTAATAGACAAAATAAAGTTGTCACCGAAAGACAAATATggtaatttatacaattattaaACTAAAGAAATAATGTCTTCAGcattcattttgaaatgttgagGGGTCGTCTGCTAATTTTTAGAACAAAGAATTTCCACACGACGCATAATACAAACGTTCCAACATTTCTGtcaaatgtatgtgtttctCAGTTTAATTTACATTATGGTGTCTAAGATGACAATGATATCGATCAAATTTGAGAAAGTACAAATACTTTAACTGTAAAAtgagtcgttggtggcgctaatCTATTGATGTCCCATTTACCAGTCTAGCAGTACCAACGACttattatgaaaataactaCAAATACAGAATACTGAATCAAAGTTTccttgaaaatttgaaatgcaaataaaaattaGTGATAACATGGATTTACCTTGAAACTCGGTCATCAAGCCTAACTAGCAATTTCTTCATGTCCGGGTTCATTCGGAGTTCTTTGACTGGTAGTGACCCTACAGTGGCCTGTGAAATGTAACATTGAATTGATACACATATCATTTGTGCATTTGCCTAACAAGTAACCTTTACATTGGGGCAAGCCAAATGAAAAGTCTTTCAGTGAGATGTACCAAGAAATATTGCAACATTTCTACACATTAACATTTTCCAGCGGACATTTCAGGAGTGCTTTGATTTTTCATGACTTTTTCGTTTGAAAGACTTCCAAGCTTTCTAACCCTAACCTGATAGGCAGATAtccaatatcaataaatatggagagtgatgaaatacaaatattgaaaattgacctttgacactttGATTGCTTGTACGACTATATAGTCAAGtctacaatacaaatatattgttttctctCAAGTATTCTCGTGCAGCACTTTAATTAGATGGGGTTGTAATGATCTCAAGAACGACACATCCATATATATGGTAGAAATGTTTTATACAAATTTGTAGTATTCGCCGTTGAGGGCGACATCAAGTTTGCCATAATATATGATCGCGGTCCTCAACTTTTACGTGTACATCTTGTTtgacaatatttatacataatcATATCATGTTCGTAACGGAAAAAGCTGTGTCACATCTTTTCCGTAACGAAAAAAATAGGATGATGGTGAAgaaagtttgaaaaataagacTGAACTCACCTTGACTACTGCTGACATGTCGTTTTCCGGCTGTAAAATGTAGAAGAGAGATTGGGTAAAACTCTTGAAAAACCCAAAATGAACAGTATGACGACTGCCGACTGATTTTTGACGCTAAGCACTTTTTGAAATCccataaaattgaaaacttttaatattacatttttctaCAAAGTACATTTGGCAAACTCTATATGTTTACCGTTCgaacacaaatttgttgaaTTTTAGCTATTGCATGCAATATCGACTGTAGGTAAATATGGTAGTCTGCGCGACACGTCATGTCAGGACGCCCTCATCGGCTCACTCCTTCATTATTGTGGCCGATGAGGGCTGAGACACGACGTATATTGGTCTATAAATAATCCTGTTACAACTTGAAGCAAAAGCGTGTTTCAACCCCGAATAATATATTTGGCAATAATCTTTCAAAAGAAAATCCAATTTgattcctgttttttttttaaagaatatcaatatccacacCTTGTCATACGAGAATATGTACGCTACAAATTCTATGTATCTATAATATTATAACAACGAATATATTAGGAGGGTGTGCTTTGTATAAACCCTTTTCTCCAAATAAAAATCGCAACTGTCTTACTTCCCAAAAACATTTGGACTCAACGTTGGAGCTTTCATTTGGACAAGAATGTGAAAATAATGTCGGCACGTCAGTTTTTCAATAATAatccagagacttggttatctgactagACATACTGGATTTCACTATCGACATTCCAGGATAGCTATCAGTTTACCTATCTTTCCCATAATCCCATAACCACTAGGCTAATAGTAataaaatttggtacacacagtTGTTACATTAACCACAATAATCGATTTTAGCTAAATTGAATGACGGTCGTAATCTGATATTGTCAAAGAATTGAGGAatttgttttcacatttttcatttttgaagtTTGTAAGCTTATGTTATTTCTTAAAAGCTTTCATATTAGACGTTTACATTAattaagaatttcattcttaaattaattttatattaATTAAGAAACAAATGCAGATTTTCTTGCATAAATTACGGGTTACCTGGGCAACAGTAGAGTACAGAGGTAGATCCATGCAAATGTAGTCCCCATCTTTCCTTGTGAACAATTTACCACTGAGCGTTTCAAAAGCTATCGTTTGGTTCGAATTTTCTATTGATAGAGAAAGTACGAGATATTAGTAGGATAATTTGAAGTGAGGGCGCACTTCCTTCAGTTGTCAGTTCCCAAACCTCATCATCTAGAATTGTGAGCAAGGAAGGGAGCCTGTCGGCCAAGTGGCACATCAATCCGTATCACATATTGTATGTTAGATGTGAAGAAATCAGAATTCTCAAAAACTAAATGACTCTCACAGCAGTCAGCAAAACAGCACGCATAATTGGTGTTATACGCGGACATGATATATTACACACTATTAATTTTGAAGAAATAGTGTTAGTTAGGTGGTAGGTCATAaagtatacatacaaaatgtaaaaacttaAATCATTCGGCAATCGCTTATTTATTTCAGGATAAGCATTGATACTTACTAAAATGCTGAAACAAAACAGCCGCCGAGGCCAATGTAGCGTGACCACATAAGGGAACTTCAGTTGTTGGTGTAAACCATCGTAATTTGAATCTTTTTCCTGTATTTTTTGCGaaacaaaatgacatcattttaactT from Glandiceps talaboti chromosome 22, keGlaTala1.1, whole genome shotgun sequence includes the following:
- the LOC144452289 gene encoding phenazine biosynthesis-like domain-containing protein yields the protein MTSNPEERLLQLFTVDAFTNKPFSGNPAAVCPLEQPLNDDVRQKIAAEMNISETAFLEKLDDELGYQNGKRFKLRWFTPTTEVPLCGHATLASAAVLFQHFKNSNQTIAFETLSGKLFTRKDGDYICMDLPLYSTVAQPENDMSAVVKATVGSLPVKELRMNPDMKKLLVRLDDRVSRKQLESITPNVAAMTSAQDGSKVRGVMVTLRGCEQNGAVDGTGQLYDFITRYFAPWVGIPEDPVTGSAHAVLAGYWSNELDKKQLYARQCSKRGGDLHISVREDGRVDMSGKATIVMEGQFTFTL